The sequence below is a genomic window from Lycium ferocissimum isolate CSIRO_LF1 chromosome 9, AGI_CSIRO_Lferr_CH_V1, whole genome shotgun sequence.
AATTCTTGATGGGCAAGGAGAACAAGGTTGGGCACAAAATGATTGTAAAAATTCAGAAAGTTGCAGCAAGCTACCAAATGTGAGTCATATTCTATCTTCTATCACTTTGATGTTCATTGGTTCGGGTAATTTTATAGATGGTCATTCAACTTTAACTTTAGTTTACTGCACCAGAGTtctaataaattaatttttgtaacaaaaaaaaactcgCTGTATTATATATGCGTATTTCTAGcaaaattcaataagaacacgAAAAATGTTAAATCTAGTCCTAAAAGCATGCACAAAGTGGCTGTAACGTCTATAAAATTGTCATGTAAGTACGATGTCACGTGGAATACTCATAGTTGCATTATTTTGCTGTTATAAAGATTAAGTTTATGATTTTCCTATGATAAATTAAAAGTTGGATGATGAAATTAACCTTCTATCCTTGTTATGAAGTTTGAGACTTCTGAATTAACTAAGTTCCTTTTTCCTTTACTTTCTTTGATGTGCAGAATTTGAGCTTCAACTTCCTCACAAACTCCTTAATCAGCGACATAACTTCATTGGACAGCAAATTATTCCACATTAATGTGCTAGGATGCAAGAACTTAACCTTCCATGGCATTAACATAAAAGCTCCAGCAGAAAGTCTCAACACTGATGGTATTGTTATAATTGTCTTTCTATCTCATCcaacttttatttacttaattattcAATAAGCCCTTTCACGTGTGGTCTTGATTCTTACAATCTTTGCATAAATAGTCAGCCGGACTCACTATTTACTTTTATTATCAGTATACATagattatacacatattatacatggaTTTTATATCCACAGGCTACTTTTAGTTTAAACGATGTTGGGTGGTTAtttaggttaattttttttttaaatttctttctaTGAGCCAAACACTTGGATTTTTTAAGCGTGACGTTAGATTCAAATCCAGAACCTCTTCATGTTTTGGTACCATGTTAGAATTGTGTGgtcatctcatctaaaagtttaatCTATTAGGAGTGAGCAGctcatctaaaagtttaatCTATTAGGAGTGAGCATACTTTGTATTGAGAAATTAACATAAACAATcgcccaccccaaaaaaaaggcgacaaatgtataatatatgtatagacTATGTATATATTCAGTATATTGACTAGAGGCTGTAAATATTTCTGGCCAAGCAGCCAACTGCATAACTTTTCccattttatttacttaattatattctcaGCAGGTATTCATGTTGCTAGATCAAGAGGTGTCAACATTACAAATTCACAAATTGGCACAGGAGATGACTGCATATCAATTGGTGATGGAGTTCAAGAAATGCACATTACTAATGTGACTTGTGGACCTGGACATGGAATTAGTGTTGGTAGCTTAGGAAAAAGTCCTGGTGAATTGCCTGTGGTTGGAGTTTTTGTGCAAAATTGCACATTTATTGATACTGATAATGGTGTGAGAGTGAAAACATGGCCAGCTTCACATGATGGTGTTGTGAGAGATTTGCACTTTGAAGATATTATCGTGCAAAATGTTAGCAACCCTGTTGTTATTGATCAAGGTTATTGTCCTTATAATCAGTGCAAGAAAGAGGTGAGTGACATGTCTTTGTTACTATGCAATCCAAAATTTATACTAATTAGTCTTTTATATGCAATTTTCTTGTACTATATAAATTTCAGGGTAATTTTTGGGATGATCATTCAATTTTCGGTATATTACACCAAAGTTACAAATCTAATTTTTatagtagaaaaataatttaactagGTTTATATAGTTGTCTGTTTGACATATCAAGTCAAGAGGTCAAGATTACTAACAGTGGGGGGAAAGGAGAGTGGGTAAGCGGGCTCCTTTCACTTGACCCGTTAGTTCCATGATGAGCCACATGATTAAGACGGCAAGTATGAAGTTTGGTCTGAAGATGGTTTGTTTTTTAACATAATTTTTTAAGTGGTGTCACATGAATATTATGTAAGTGCCGCCTGATTAAGGCGGCTAAACTACTTGTTTTTCTAGCACCAAATTTAGcaatttttggtgttttttgtttattttctatgttatatgggcatagattaTGCATTGCACATAAGCAAAGTTAAAATTCATCAAAAAGGGAAGCTAGCtaaatgtatttttattttgatttattgcTTTGCAGTTGCCTTCACAAGTGAAGATCAGCAAAGTTAGTTTCAAGAACATAAAAGGTACATCAAGAACTCAAGAAGCTATACAACTAATGTGTAGTAAAGGTGTGCCATGTGAAGGTGTAGAAGTTGGAGATATTGACATAAAATATAGTGGAAATGAAGGACCAGCCAAGTCAACTTGCGAAAATGTTGACCCAAGTCTTGTAGGCAAGCAGCACCCACCAGTTTGTAGCACTACTCCTGCTCAGTCTTCTTGAACACGTTCAGGTGTCTGGATGAAAGCTCGTAAAGTTGTGGAACAGGGTAAATTTCACAAATAGC
It includes:
- the LOC132029280 gene encoding polygalacturonase-like, which produces MNNMNMNFKLPFAFALVLFLAQLGECQPGVFDVTKYGAKPNEDISKALLSAFKEACNSKTPSKVVIPKGNFLMNQVRLEGNCKAPLELQIHATLKAPPNPSQLKHDMEWLTVNHIDHFTLSGGGILDGQGEQGWAQNDCKNSESCSKLPNNLSFNFLTNSLISDITSLDSKLFHINVLGCKNLTFHGINIKAPAESLNTDGIHVARSRGVNITNSQIGTGDDCISIGDGVQEMHITNVTCGPGHGISVGSLGKSPGELPVVGVFVQNCTFIDTDNGVRVKTWPASHDGVVRDLHFEDIIVQNVSNPVVIDQGYCPYNQCKKELPSQVKISKVSFKNIKGTSRTQEAIQLMCSKGVPCEGVEVGDIDIKYSGNEGPAKSTCENVDPSLVGKQHPPVCSTTPAQSS